A window of Ranitomeya variabilis isolate aRanVar5 chromosome 2, aRanVar5.hap1, whole genome shotgun sequence contains these coding sequences:
- the DYNC2I2 gene encoding cytoplasmic dynein 2 intermediate chain 2 isoform X1 produces the protein MVAEVTRAIGDRRRRARAMSFVDEVTDVVSAESVWRKSQGARCDSRSCQTRPIASKESSVQVREASEAGTQTEWKQDQRVLDIDLGPLLDYPDVGKFLKRVEGNMIRELKKNWKSHAFDGFEVTWEEQNPQVSCLHSLQYPDAVAENFQVTSVTWNATGSVIACSYGRLGDGDWSTEKSYVCTWNLDRQGFNPSHPDVVLDVPSSVMCLAFHPSRPSLIAGGLFNGEVLVWDTSRADDPLIGRTGLSTDSHMDAVYQVRWLPEVPQPQRLQVLSVSSDGKILVWQMEKDGQLVLHNGFALVAQQMPSNSRISKHGRGDTVAGATCLSPSHFDPSVFVVGVEGGYLIKCSMAVQTVALTNMPSSVPLRAPAQFTFSPHGGPVYCVDCSPFHRNIFLSAGTDGHAHLYSMLQEKPLTSLQLSQKYLFSIQWSPVRPLVFAAASGEGEVLLFDFGKSSQKPSLSIKQTSDEQAVHCLAFNRAQTQLLAAGDGSGVVKIWQLSSDFTEQKAREMKVLEELAGAVTD, from the exons ATGGTTGCCGAGGTAACCCGGGCCATCGGTGACCGCCGGCGACGCGCTCGGGCCATGAGCTTCGTAGATGAAGTCACAGATGTGGTGTCGGCGGAATCTGTATGGAGGAAATCGCAGGGGGCGAGATGTGACTCC AGAAGCTGCCAGACACGTCCTATTGCCAGTAAGGAGTCCTCTGTGCAGGTGCGTGAAGCTAGTGAGGCTGGCACACAGACCGAGTGGAAGCAGGACCAGCGAGTTCTAGATATCGACCTTGGACCTCTCCTGGATTACCCTGATGTAGGAAAGTTTCTGAAACGCGTGGAAGGCAACATGATCCGAGAGCTGAAGAAGAACTGGAAAAGTCATGCTTTTGATGGCTTTGAAGTGACATGGGAGGAACAGAACCCACAG GTGTCCTGCTTGCATAGTCTACAGTATCCTGATGCGGTGGCTGAGAATTTTCAAGTCACCAGTGTTACCTGGAACGCCACGGGATCTGTGATTGCTTGTTCCTACGGCAG GTTAGGAGATGGAGACTGGAGCACCGAGAAGTCCTACGTGTGCACGTGGAATCTGGACCGACAAGGCTTTAACCCCAGTCACCCCGATGTTGTCCTAGATGTACCCAGTTCAGTCATGTGTCTGGCGTTTCATCCCTCCAGGCCGTCCCTTATAGCTG GTGGTCTCTTTAACGGAGAAGTTCTCGTGTGGGACACAAGTCGGGCAGATGATCCGCTCATTGGAAGAACTGGGCTCTCAACAGATAGCCATATGGACGCCGTCTACCAG GTTCGATGGCTCCCGGAGGTCCCACAACCTCAGCGGCTGCAGGTCCTGAGTGTTTCTTCTGATGGGAAGATCCTTGTGTGGCAGATGGAAAAGGACGGACAGCTCGTGCTACACAATGGGTTCGCTCTGGTCGCTCAGCAAATGCCCAGCAACTCCCGGATAAGCAAG CACGGCCGTGGTGACACCGTAGCGGGGGCGACGTGCCTTTCCCCTTCACATTTCGATCCGAGTGTCTTTGTTGTTGGAGTAGAAGGTGGCTACTTGATCAAGTGTTCCATGGCCGTCCAGACAGTGGCCCTAACCAACATGCCTTCCTCTGTTCCACTGAGGGCCCCGGCCCAGTTTACCTTCTCACCCCACGGAGGACCTGTCTATTGTGTGGACTGCTCCCCTTTCCACAG GAATATCTTCCTGAGTGCAGGGACAGATGGACACGCTCACCTGTACTCCATGCTTCAGGAGAAACCGCTGACTTCTTTGCAGCTCTCCCAGAAATACCTCTTTAGCATTCAGTGGTCTCCAGTGCGtccactggtttttgcagcagcttCTGGAGAAG GTGAAGTTCTGCTCTTTGATTTTGGAAAAAGCTCCCAGAAGCCATCACTCAGCATAAAGCAAACATCTGATGAGCAAGCAGTTCACTGCCTGGCGTTCAACCGAGCACAGACCCAGCTCCTGGCTGCCGGAGACGGCAGCGGTGTGGTGAAAATATGGCAGCTGAGCTCTGACTTCACGGAGCAAAAAGCTCGCGAGATGAAGGTACTGGAGGAGCTGGCCGGGGCGGTCACAGACTGA
- the DYNC2I2 gene encoding cytoplasmic dynein 2 intermediate chain 2 isoform X2, whose amino-acid sequence MIRELKKNWKSHAFDGFEVTWEEQNPQVSCLHSLQYPDAVAENFQVTSVTWNATGSVIACSYGRLGDGDWSTEKSYVCTWNLDRQGFNPSHPDVVLDVPSSVMCLAFHPSRPSLIAGGLFNGEVLVWDTSRADDPLIGRTGLSTDSHMDAVYQVRWLPEVPQPQRLQVLSVSSDGKILVWQMEKDGQLVLHNGFALVAQQMPSNSRISKHGRGDTVAGATCLSPSHFDPSVFVVGVEGGYLIKCSMAVQTVALTNMPSSVPLRAPAQFTFSPHGGPVYCVDCSPFHRNIFLSAGTDGHAHLYSMLQEKPLTSLQLSQKYLFSIQWSPVRPLVFAAASGEGEVLLFDFGKSSQKPSLSIKQTSDEQAVHCLAFNRAQTQLLAAGDGSGVVKIWQLSSDFTEQKAREMKVLEELAGAVTD is encoded by the exons ATGATCCGAGAGCTGAAGAAGAACTGGAAAAGTCATGCTTTTGATGGCTTTGAAGTGACATGGGAGGAACAGAACCCACAG GTGTCCTGCTTGCATAGTCTACAGTATCCTGATGCGGTGGCTGAGAATTTTCAAGTCACCAGTGTTACCTGGAACGCCACGGGATCTGTGATTGCTTGTTCCTACGGCAG GTTAGGAGATGGAGACTGGAGCACCGAGAAGTCCTACGTGTGCACGTGGAATCTGGACCGACAAGGCTTTAACCCCAGTCACCCCGATGTTGTCCTAGATGTACCCAGTTCAGTCATGTGTCTGGCGTTTCATCCCTCCAGGCCGTCCCTTATAGCTG GTGGTCTCTTTAACGGAGAAGTTCTCGTGTGGGACACAAGTCGGGCAGATGATCCGCTCATTGGAAGAACTGGGCTCTCAACAGATAGCCATATGGACGCCGTCTACCAG GTTCGATGGCTCCCGGAGGTCCCACAACCTCAGCGGCTGCAGGTCCTGAGTGTTTCTTCTGATGGGAAGATCCTTGTGTGGCAGATGGAAAAGGACGGACAGCTCGTGCTACACAATGGGTTCGCTCTGGTCGCTCAGCAAATGCCCAGCAACTCCCGGATAAGCAAG CACGGCCGTGGTGACACCGTAGCGGGGGCGACGTGCCTTTCCCCTTCACATTTCGATCCGAGTGTCTTTGTTGTTGGAGTAGAAGGTGGCTACTTGATCAAGTGTTCCATGGCCGTCCAGACAGTGGCCCTAACCAACATGCCTTCCTCTGTTCCACTGAGGGCCCCGGCCCAGTTTACCTTCTCACCCCACGGAGGACCTGTCTATTGTGTGGACTGCTCCCCTTTCCACAG GAATATCTTCCTGAGTGCAGGGACAGATGGACACGCTCACCTGTACTCCATGCTTCAGGAGAAACCGCTGACTTCTTTGCAGCTCTCCCAGAAATACCTCTTTAGCATTCAGTGGTCTCCAGTGCGtccactggtttttgcagcagcttCTGGAGAAG GTGAAGTTCTGCTCTTTGATTTTGGAAAAAGCTCCCAGAAGCCATCACTCAGCATAAAGCAAACATCTGATGAGCAAGCAGTTCACTGCCTGGCGTTCAACCGAGCACAGACCCAGCTCCTGGCTGCCGGAGACGGCAGCGGTGTGGTGAAAATATGGCAGCTGAGCTCTGACTTCACGGAGCAAAAAGCTCGCGAGATGAAGGTACTGGAGGAGCTGGCCGGGGCGGTCACAGACTGA